A window from Kovacikia minuta CCNUW1 encodes these proteins:
- a CDS encoding helix-turn-helix domain-containing protein, translating to MSLKGESKYQPLLEYLRRSDRPQVTLTFTEIEALMAESLPGSARNKRDWWSNRSKGALQATAWMNAGFLVEDLDLEGEQVTFVKPPQVYKVQRVDGTVQWNSELIRALRRHMKLTQAELAKVLGVRQQTVSEWEKGIYSPTRATSNHLSLVAEKAEFQYEED from the coding sequence ATGTCCCTAAAAGGTGAGAGTAAATATCAGCCGTTGTTGGAGTATTTGCGTCGGAGCGATCGCCCGCAAGTCACGCTCACCTTCACTGAAATTGAAGCGTTGATGGCAGAATCGCTCCCTGGTTCAGCTCGCAACAAGCGGGACTGGTGGAGCAATCGTAGCAAAGGCGCTTTACAGGCAACCGCCTGGATGAACGCCGGATTTTTGGTTGAAGACCTTGATCTGGAAGGGGAGCAAGTCACCTTTGTAAAACCGCCCCAGGTTTACAAGGTGCAGCGCGTTGATGGCACCGTGCAGTGGAATAGTGAGTTAATCCGGGCACTACGACGGCACATGAAACTGACCCAGGCAGAACTCGCCAAAGTCCTCGGTGTACGTCAGCAAACCGTCAGCGAGTGGGAAAAAGGCATCTATAGCCCCACCCGCGCCACCTCAAACCACCTGAGCCTGGTTGCAGAAAAGGCAGAATTTCAGTACGAAGAAGACTGA
- a CDS encoding trifunctional serine/threonine-protein kinase/ATP-binding protein/sensor histidine kinase, with protein sequence MVATAERLAGYQILDQIYAGTRTLIYRARRSSDQQPVIIKLLQNEHPSFTELAQFRNQYTIAKNLDLPEVIQTYSLEPYKNSYALVMEDFDGISLKQVMGQWGDRGMGASIPGLKEFLRIALQITAGLNGLYRNNVIHKDIKPANILINPSTQQVKIIDFSIASLLPREAQAPTNPNVLEGTLAYLSPEQTGRMNRGVDYRTDFYSLGVTFYELLTGQLPFQSRDAMELVHCHLAKQPVPPHLHSLLPTPPLGTQNSKLKTQNSFPTPIPEVLSNIVLKLMAKNAEDRYQSASGLRHDLENCLHQLETTGEIVPFELGSRDISDRFIISEKLYGRQADVETLLAAYDRVAGGQGAGGEKAEGVPQSSVLSPQSSASTQNSKLKTQNSFTSHPPSPIPLSPHPTPHTPHPTPPSSSELILIAGFSGIGKTAIVNEIHKPIAQGTRSHGGGQGAYFIKGKFDQFQRNIPFSAIVQAFRDLIEQLLKESNQQIERWKADILEAVGEQGQAIIDVIPEVELLIGKQPPLAELEPISAQNRLNWVFQKFIRVFPSAAHPLVIFVDDLQWADSASLNLIQSLMGETEIRHLLVIGAYRDNEVSPVHPLMQTLNEIKKARTIVNTITLTPLNLSDLNQLIADSLHCSAKTALPLAQLVFTKTKGNPFFSNQFLKALYENNLITFNFDTASWQWDINPIQTLSLTEDVVEFMAAQLQKLPQPTQDVLQLAACIGNQFDLETLAIVYGSPQAETAAALWDALQAGLVLSGKKGYKFLHDRVQQAAYLLIPADQKAATHLKIGQLLLASIPAAEREEKIFEIVNQLNYGVALIKEPCTRNELAQLNLLAARKATATTVYTAAAEYATTGINLLKADSWQRQYELTLALYEAAVEATCLTGDFETMEQFSATAMYQTKTVLDGIKIYAIKIQAYTSQNKLLEAIAIARRALEQLGASLPDNPTEVDIQQAFQETATRIAGKTIDDLMNLPSRVSVKQLAIIRIASSVVPAAYIAAPNLLPLIILLQVNLSVLYGNTPWSAFGYANYSLLLKSALQDIEAADQFGKLAFNLAAKFNSNEVKARTYYVLAAFIIHGKAHVQETLPLLREGYQTALETGNLEFVGYCAKEMSIHAYLIGQELSALETEMRSYSHALENLKQTTSLTYSQIYWQAVLNLLGKAEDCCTLSGEALQEETILPSLTEANDISGLHYFYLNKLILCYLFEDFTQAIDVAAKAAQYLAGGTGFITVPIFHFYDSLAALATYPTGRPELEPELEHRYSISRNRVSGEDIQRNLSISQKKPGFCTGVLDPVLQRIAENQIKLQQWAHHAPMNYLHKYYLVEAERHRILGDRVTAMEFYDRAIALAKEHEYLNEEALAYELAARFYYSWDKTTIAQVYLMNAYHTYERWGAIAKLDDLERHYPELLTTLLQPKINSSIPDALPSFTTASLTHSTESISISSSSVSEVLDFSTVLKASQALSGEIQLEKLLTTLMQVVLENAGAQTGALLLSQGDELVIQAQAIRGKEDMDGLQITSLQSLPVQSCSEIPLTLINYVSRTLKTLVIDDATVETTFASDPYIITHQPKSILCTSIRNQGKLIGILYLENNLTRGSFTRDRLQVLKLLTTQAAISLENALLYNHLAEVNQQLEDYNATLEQKVAERTQELNQKTQHLEQTFKELQHTQTQLIQTEKMSSLGQLVAGVAHEINNPVNFIHGNLLHTNEYVQALFDVLAAYQQEYPEPNPRIEAAIQDADLAFLLEDLPKLLISMKVGSDRIRNIILGLRNFSRLDEAEMKPVDIHEGINSTLMILQHRLKAKPDCPAIEVIRAYGKLPKVECYAGQLNQVFMNILSNAIDALEEVSGVRGQGSGEQEPEAIHNLQFTIHNLTTPHTPHPTPRIQISTEVTENQWAVIRIRDNGPGMPEEVQQKIFDPFFTTKSVGKGTGLGLSISYQIIVDKHRGKLTCNSTPGEGTEFVVEVPIE encoded by the coding sequence ATGGTAGCAACTGCGGAGAGACTGGCAGGGTATCAGATTCTGGACCAAATCTATGCAGGCACCCGCACGCTAATCTATCGAGCCAGACGTTCCTCGGATCAGCAACCCGTCATTATCAAGCTCTTGCAGAATGAGCATCCCAGCTTTACCGAACTTGCCCAGTTTCGCAACCAATACACGATCGCCAAAAACCTCGATCTGCCGGAAGTGATCCAGACCTACAGCCTGGAACCCTACAAGAACAGCTATGCCCTGGTTATGGAGGATTTTGATGGCATCTCCCTCAAACAGGTCATGGGCCAATGGGGCGATCGGGGCATGGGAGCCAGCATCCCTGGACTCAAAGAGTTTCTCCGGATAGCACTCCAGATTACTGCTGGTCTGAATGGGCTATATCGCAATAACGTCATTCACAAAGATATCAAGCCTGCCAATATCCTGATTAATCCCAGCACCCAACAGGTTAAGATCATCGACTTTAGCATTGCCTCGCTTTTGCCCAGAGAAGCTCAGGCTCCAACCAACCCTAACGTTTTGGAAGGAACTCTGGCGTATTTATCCCCCGAACAAACCGGACGAATGAACCGGGGAGTTGATTACCGCACCGATTTCTACTCCCTGGGGGTCACCTTTTATGAACTCCTCACAGGTCAGTTGCCCTTTCAATCGAGGGATGCAATGGAGTTGGTTCATTGCCATCTGGCAAAGCAACCGGTGCCACCACATCTCCACTCCCTACTCCCTACTCCCCCTCTTGGAACTCAAAACTCAAAACTTAAAACTCAAAACTCTTTCCCCACTCCCATTCCCGAAGTTCTTTCAAATATTGTCCTGAAACTGATGGCGAAGAACGCTGAAGACCGCTATCAAAGTGCTTCCGGGTTAAGACATGACCTGGAAAACTGCCTGCATCAATTGGAAACAACCGGGGAAATCGTACCGTTTGAGTTGGGGAGCCGGGATATTTCCGATCGCTTCATCATTTCAGAGAAGCTATATGGACGGCAGGCAGATGTGGAAACGTTGTTAGCTGCCTACGATCGGGTGGCTGGAGGTCAGGGGGCAGGAGGGGAGAAGGCAGAAGGCGTTCCTCAGTCCTCAGTCCTCAGTCCTCAGTCCTCAGCCTCAACTCAAAACTCAAAACTCAAAACTCAAAATTCCTTTACCTCCCATCCCCCATCCCCCATCCCTCTTTCCCCACACCCCACACCCCACACCCCACACCCCACACCCCCTTCCTCCAGCGAACTGATCCTGATTGCCGGATTCTCTGGGATTGGGAAAACGGCGATTGTTAACGAAATCCACAAGCCCATCGCCCAGGGAACACGCTCCCACGGTGGCGGGCAAGGCGCTTATTTCATCAAAGGCAAATTTGATCAGTTTCAGCGCAATATTCCTTTTTCTGCGATCGTGCAGGCATTTCGGGATTTGATCGAACAACTGTTGAAGGAAAGCAACCAGCAAATTGAGCGCTGGAAAGCCGATATTCTGGAGGCTGTGGGAGAACAGGGCCAAGCCATTATTGATGTCATTCCTGAAGTTGAGCTATTGATTGGGAAACAACCGCCCCTGGCAGAACTGGAACCGATTTCAGCTCAAAATCGCCTCAACTGGGTGTTTCAAAAGTTTATTCGGGTGTTTCCCAGTGCTGCCCATCCCCTCGTCATTTTTGTGGATGACTTGCAATGGGCAGATTCCGCCTCGCTCAATTTGATCCAGTCCCTGATGGGCGAGACTGAAATTCGTCACCTCCTGGTGATTGGGGCTTATCGGGATAATGAAGTCAGCCCAGTTCATCCCCTCATGCAAACGCTGAATGAGATCAAAAAAGCCAGGACGATAGTCAATACGATCACCCTGACTCCTCTAAACCTAAGCGATTTAAATCAACTGATTGCAGATAGTTTGCATTGTTCAGCCAAAACAGCGCTGCCCCTTGCCCAACTGGTGTTCACCAAAACTAAGGGAAATCCCTTTTTTAGCAATCAGTTCCTTAAGGCACTGTACGAAAATAACCTGATTACCTTTAACTTCGATACAGCTTCCTGGCAGTGGGATATCAACCCGATCCAGACCCTATCGTTAACAGAGGATGTCGTCGAATTTATGGCGGCTCAACTTCAGAAGTTGCCGCAGCCAACGCAGGACGTTTTGCAACTTGCCGCTTGCATTGGCAACCAATTTGATCTGGAAACACTGGCGATCGTTTATGGCAGCCCCCAAGCCGAAACAGCCGCTGCGCTGTGGGATGCCCTGCAAGCAGGACTCGTGTTGTCTGGGAAAAAGGGCTACAAATTTCTCCACGATCGCGTCCAGCAAGCTGCTTATTTATTAATTCCCGCAGACCAGAAAGCAGCAACACACTTAAAGATCGGACAACTGTTACTGGCAAGTATTCCGGCGGCAGAGCGCGAGGAGAAAATATTTGAGATCGTCAATCAGTTGAATTATGGCGTGGCGTTGATCAAAGAACCCTGCACCCGTAATGAACTGGCACAGTTGAATTTGCTGGCTGCCCGAAAAGCAACTGCCACAACCGTTTATACCGCCGCTGCCGAGTATGCAACAACAGGAATCAATTTGTTGAAAGCAGACAGTTGGCAGCGACAGTATGAATTAACGCTGGCATTGTATGAAGCTGCCGTGGAAGCAACCTGCCTGACGGGTGACTTTGAGACCATGGAGCAGTTCTCTGCAACGGCAATGTACCAGACTAAAACCGTACTTGACGGGATCAAAATCTACGCAATTAAAATCCAAGCCTATACCTCACAGAATAAGTTGTTAGAAGCGATCGCGATCGCCCGTCGCGCCCTGGAACAGCTTGGTGCCAGCCTTCCAGACAACCCCACCGAGGTTGATATTCAACAAGCATTCCAGGAAACCGCTACCCGGATTGCTGGGAAAACTATTGATGACTTAATGAATTTGCCCTCCAGGGTTTCTGTAAAGCAATTGGCAATTATCCGAATTGCCTCCAGTGTCGTCCCAGCTGCCTATATTGCGGCTCCTAATCTGCTACCACTGATTATTCTGTTGCAGGTAAATCTCTCGGTTCTCTATGGCAATACACCCTGGTCTGCTTTCGGCTATGCCAATTACAGCCTCCTTCTCAAAAGTGCTTTGCAAGATATTGAAGCTGCCGATCAGTTTGGCAAGTTAGCATTCAATTTGGCAGCAAAATTCAACTCTAACGAAGTCAAAGCTAGAACCTATTACGTACTTGCAGCTTTCATCATCCACGGTAAGGCTCATGTGCAAGAAACATTACCCCTGTTGCGAGAAGGTTATCAAACCGCACTGGAAACTGGAAACCTGGAATTCGTCGGGTACTGCGCCAAAGAGATGAGTATACACGCCTATCTAATTGGGCAGGAACTTTCTGCACTCGAAACCGAAATGAGATCCTATAGCCATGCCTTAGAAAATCTAAAGCAAACCACTTCACTGACTTATTCACAAATCTATTGGCAAGCTGTATTAAATCTACTTGGAAAGGCTGAAGATTGCTGCACCCTATCCGGAGAAGCATTACAGGAAGAAACCATATTGCCCTCATTAACGGAAGCAAATGATATCAGTGGGCTTCACTATTTTTACTTGAATAAACTAATTCTCTGTTACTTATTTGAGGACTTTACCCAGGCGATCGACGTTGCTGCCAAAGCAGCCCAATACCTGGCAGGGGGGACAGGATTTATTACCGTCCCAATCTTTCATTTCTATGACTCACTGGCAGCCTTAGCAACCTACCCCACCGGACGACCTGAACTCGAACCTGAGCTAGAGCATCGGTACAGTATTTCGAGAAACCGGGTTTCTGGTGAGGATATTCAACGAAACTTGAGCATCTCACAGAAGAAACCCGGTTTCTGTACCGGCGTTCTAGACCCGGTACTTCAGCGGATCGCAGAAAACCAGATAAAACTGCAGCAATGGGCGCACCATGCTCCAATGAACTACTTGCACAAGTACTACTTAGTTGAAGCAGAGCGCCATCGGATATTGGGCGATAGGGTTACTGCAATGGAGTTTTATGACCGAGCGATCGCCCTTGCCAAAGAGCATGAATATCTGAACGAAGAAGCCTTAGCCTACGAACTTGCCGCAAGGTTTTATTATTCCTGGGACAAGACAACAATTGCCCAGGTCTATCTGATGAATGCCTACCACACCTATGAACGGTGGGGCGCAATTGCAAAACTGGATGATCTGGAACGCCACTATCCTGAATTACTGACCACTCTTCTGCAACCCAAAATCAACTCCAGTATTCCTGATGCACTCCCATCTTTTACAACAGCTAGCCTTACCCATTCCACAGAATCAATCAGCATTTCTAGCAGTAGCGTTTCAGAAGTACTGGACTTTTCAACGGTTCTTAAAGCCTCCCAGGCACTTTCTGGAGAAATTCAACTTGAAAAATTATTGACAACCTTAATGCAAGTTGTGCTTGAAAATGCGGGAGCACAAACAGGCGCACTTCTGTTGTCTCAGGGAGATGAATTAGTGATTCAAGCCCAGGCAATACGGGGAAAGGAAGACATGGATGGATTGCAAATCACTTCCTTACAATCTCTGCCGGTTCAATCCTGCTCAGAGATCCCATTAACACTGATTAACTACGTCTCGCGCACCCTGAAAACTTTGGTGATTGACGATGCCACCGTTGAAACAACCTTTGCATCTGATCCCTACATCATCACGCATCAACCAAAGTCGATCCTATGCACTTCAATTCGGAACCAGGGTAAGTTAATTGGTATTCTTTATCTAGAAAACAACCTGACCAGGGGCAGTTTTACCCGCGATCGCCTGCAAGTTCTGAAACTTCTAACCACCCAGGCTGCCATTTCCCTGGAAAATGCCCTACTCTACAACCATTTGGCAGAAGTCAATCAACAGTTAGAAGACTACAATGCCACGTTGGAACAGAAAGTTGCCGAAAGAACTCAGGAACTCAACCAAAAAACGCAGCACTTAGAACAGACATTCAAGGAATTGCAGCACACCCAGACCCAACTGATTCAAACTGAAAAAATGTCCAGTTTGGGGCAATTAGTTGCGGGAGTTGCCCATGAAATCAACAACCCTGTGAACTTTATTCACGGCAACCTGCTGCATACCAATGAATATGTTCAGGCACTCTTCGACGTGCTTGCGGCTTATCAGCAGGAATATCCCGAACCCAACCCTCGAATTGAAGCCGCGATTCAAGACGCTGACCTTGCGTTTTTGTTAGAAGATCTACCCAAACTCCTCATTTCAATGAAAGTTGGGAGCGATCGAATTCGGAACATTATCCTTGGTTTACGCAACTTCTCCCGGTTGGATGAAGCCGAAATGAAACCCGTTGACATTCATGAAGGAATTAATAGCACCCTCATGATCCTGCAACACCGTCTCAAGGCAAAGCCCGATTGCCCCGCAATTGAAGTGATTCGAGCTTACGGCAAACTTCCCAAAGTTGAATGTTACGCCGGACAACTGAACCAGGTATTCATGAATATTTTGAGTAACGCGATCGATGCTTTAGAAGAGGTGTCAGGGGTCAGGGGTCAGGGGTCAGGGGAACAGGAACCAGAAGCAATTCACAACTTACAATTCACAATTCACAATTTAACCACACCCCACACCCCACACCCCACACCCCGAATTCAAATTTCCACTGAAGTCACTGAAAATCAATGGGCTGTCATTCGCATTCGTGATAATGGTCCCGGCATGCCTGAGGAAGTGCAGCAAAAAATCTTTGACCCGTTCTTCACCACCAAGTCGGTTGGCAAAGGCACCGGGCTTGGCCTATCCATTAGCTACCAAATTATTGTCGATAAACACCGGGGCAAATTGACCTGCAATTCCACTCCAGGCGAAGGAACAGAGTTTGTTGTTGAAGTCCCGATTGAATGA
- a CDS encoding APC family permease — protein sequence MSQTTPRVLRRALGVPGAVLMGLGSIVGTGVFVSLAIAAGIAGPAVILAVAIAALVAICNGLNSAQLAASHPVSGGTYEYGYHYLNPWLGFTAGWLFLLAKSASAATAALGFAGYLLNALGLAEQGWLVPLALVSVLGLTVVVLNGIQRSNQVNIAIVSVTLLALAFFILAGLKPLALAGLTNLTPFFPADNPVTQVLHATALVFVAYTGYGRIATMGEEVREPRQTIPRAIILTMLVTMALYLAIAVVGVGAVGTANLSGATQGAAPLEVAVRQFAVPGGSQILAIGAVTAMLGVLLNLILGLSRVLLAMGRRGDMPRQVARLNRAGTAPSVAVVVMGAAIALLVLSGNVKTTWSFSAFTVLVYYAITNLAALRLPEGERLYPKWLAWLGLAACLFLAFWVDAHIWLLGLGLILVGLLWKAVIVGGRW from the coding sequence ATGAGTCAGACAACGCCAAGGGTGTTGAGGCGAGCGTTGGGCGTTCCTGGTGCCGTTCTCATGGGGTTAGGATCGATCGTTGGGACTGGGGTTTTTGTCAGTCTGGCGATCGCTGCGGGCATTGCGGGTCCAGCAGTGATTTTGGCAGTGGCGATCGCGGCACTGGTTGCCATTTGCAATGGGTTAAACAGTGCCCAACTTGCCGCCAGCCACCCGGTCAGCGGTGGCACCTATGAGTATGGCTACCACTATCTCAATCCCTGGTTGGGGTTTACCGCTGGTTGGCTCTTTTTGCTGGCAAAGTCGGCTTCAGCCGCAACCGCAGCCCTGGGCTTTGCTGGATATTTGCTGAATGCCCTGGGTTTGGCAGAACAGGGTTGGCTGGTTCCCCTGGCGCTGGTCAGTGTGCTGGGTTTAACCGTCGTGGTGTTAAATGGCATCCAGCGATCGAATCAGGTCAACATCGCCATTGTTTCCGTGACGCTGCTGGCGCTCGCATTTTTCATCCTCGCCGGACTAAAACCCCTGGCACTGGCTGGGCTGACGAATCTTACCCCCTTTTTTCCAGCGGATAATCCTGTCACTCAGGTTTTGCACGCGACTGCCCTGGTGTTTGTGGCTTACACCGGCTACGGGCGGATCGCAACAATGGGTGAAGAGGTGAGGGAACCGAGGCAAACTATTCCCAGAGCCATTATTCTGACCATGCTGGTGACAATGGCACTGTATCTGGCGATCGCAGTTGTCGGTGTGGGTGCAGTTGGAACAGCCAACCTGAGTGGTGCCACCCAGGGAGCAGCCCCCTTAGAGGTTGCCGTGCGGCAGTTTGCCGTGCCGGGAGGATCACAGATCTTAGCGATCGGGGCAGTGACTGCCATGTTGGGGGTGTTGCTGAACCTGATTCTGGGGTTATCACGGGTGTTGCTGGCAATGGGACGCAGAGGTGATATGCCCCGCCAGGTTGCCCGTCTCAATCGGGCGGGTACGGCTCCATCGGTGGCAGTTGTGGTGATGGGGGCAGCGATCGCCCTGCTGGTGCTGTCTGGCAATGTCAAAACGACCTGGTCTTTTAGCGCTTTTACGGTTCTGGTTTATTACGCAATTACCAACCTGGCAGCCCTCCGCCTGCCTGAGGGGGAACGGCTTTATCCAAAATGGTTGGCATGGCTCGGTCTAGCCGCCTGTCTTTTTCTTGCCTTTTGGGTCGATGCGCACATCTGGTTATTGGGATTGGGCTTAATTCTGGTAGGGCTGTTATGGAAGGCAGTGATTGTAGGTGGTAGGTGGTAG